The following proteins come from a genomic window of Sorghum bicolor cultivar BTx623 chromosome 3, Sorghum_bicolor_NCBIv3, whole genome shotgun sequence:
- the LOC8082834 gene encoding uncharacterized protein LOC8082834 has product MRLLVEVGASRSPTRTANLQPCSGGGGGGERPGVAWDATGSSEGVVWCLLPAVAFFPARRLVGGCSVRRPVGSYGSSRLPGSLLHRWVVYSSVSSSVLPVFAVAGIQSIHPRYRHLSLRARSSENQLVAFWAPLLLLHLGGPDTITAYAFEDNQLWLRHLLNLAVQVMGAAYVLYQSVAIAIQRALVTPSLLMFVTGLLSQVWGEDMGAEAGSLDLQDDRDRRQPYDGRVGTAELDSEDVLLGAHYMFNACKSLFTDDLITSGAELEAIKGIQFNGGKYMYELIEMQLSLMYDILYTKAAVIYTWYGFCIRLISPASTLASFLLFQLSSSSHGGYTYSRVDVIVTYILLAGAFVLEITSLIRVLGSSWACAFLHARRWDRIHGAVRCLRRLLWAARSRRWLDSVGQYNLLDFCTRDRTELRSRIAKKVGLEKWWDKLHYSSTISISDSFRDLLLEEIPRRQLGDMRDARGRWTLQQIAYPPGASDSRRLYDEISWSVNDTDFDQSILIWHVATDIYLSCRRQPEPAAEDRHRLGLAKAVKELSDYMFFLFVVQPHMLPGPVRSSRYDNNCDGLVTLWQQHSADKDGMDPMLTPRENLARLLYHEYRDRSDDDDDDDRASPAASFSVQMMEEEDKNPHGLAYIDAAGLTGLLLSERSGIPDVLEMIAGVWIEMLCYAARHCTEVSHAKQLSSGGELVTAMGMLVEYTARYDLHSDGHGSEDDRPLSGTSMENGEPSTSRAAAEVSVDLDSISEGAGRIGGEICEE; this is encoded by the exons ATGCGTTTGTTGGTCGAGGTTGGGGCGTCGCGGTCGCCGACGCGGACTGCTAACTTGCAGCCTtgtagtggtggtggtggtggtggggagcGGCCAGGCGTGGCCTGGGACGCGACAGGCAGCAGCGAAGGCGTCGTGTGGTGCTTGCTGCCTGCTGTAGCCTTT TTCCCGGCTCGTCGCCTCGTCGGTGGTTGCAGCGTCCGGCGCCCGGTGGGCAGCTACGGCAGCAGCAGGCTGCCAGGCTCCCTCCTTCATCGCTGGGTCGTCTACTCTTCTGTGTCTTCTTCGGTTCTTCCTGTTTTCGCCGTCGCCGGCATCCAATCTATCCACCCACG CTATCGCCACCTCTCCCTCCGCGCCAGATCAAGCGAGAATCAGCTCGTCGCGTTCTGGGCGCCCTTGCTGCTCCTGCACCTCGGTGGCCCGGACACCATCACAGCCTACGCCTTCGAGGACAACCAGCTCTGGCTGCGCCACCTGCTAAACCTCGCGGTGCAGGTCATGGGGGCAGCCTATGTCCTGTACCAGTCTGTTGCTATTGCTATCCAGAGGGCCTTGGTCACCCCTTCCCTGCTGATGTTCGTTACTGGCCTTCTCTCTCAAGTATGGGGAGAGGACATGGGCGCTGAAGC AGGCTCTCTTGATCTGCAGGACGACAGAGACCGTCGCCAGCCGTATGATGGACGGGTTGGAACAGCAGAGCTGGATTCGGAGGACGTTCTGCTGGGTGCTCACTACATGTTCAATGCCTGcaagagcctcttcaccgacgaTCTGATCACGTCGGGAGCAGAACTCGAAGCTATTAAGGGCATACAGTTCAATGGTGGCAAGTACATGTACGAGCTGATTGAGATGCAGCTGTCCTTGATGTACGACATCCTGTACACCAAGGCAGCCGTCATCTACACATGGTATGGTTTCTGCATCCGTCTCATCTCACCGGCATCCACTTTGGCATCGTTCTTGCTGTTCCAGttgagcagcagcagccatggTGGTTACACTTACAGCAGAGTGGATGTCATCGTCACTTACATTCTCCTGGCCGGGGCCTTTGTCCTCGAGATCACGTCGTTGATCAGGGTACTAGGGTCTTCCTGGGCATGCGCCTTCTTACACGCTCGGAGATGGGACCGGATCCATGGCGCCGTCCGGTGCCTTCGCCGGCTTCTCTGGGCAGCGAGGAGCCGAAGGTGGCTGGACTCGGTTGGGCAGTACAACCTGCTGGATTTCTGCACTCGTGACAGGACCGAGCTAAGGAGCAGGATCGCCAAGAAAGTAGGGCTGGAGAAGTGGTGGGACAAGCTCCATTACTCGAGCACCATCAGCATTTCGGACAGCTTCAGGGACCTCCTGCTGGAAGAGATACCAAGAAGGCAGCTAGGGGACATGAGGGACGCGCGGGGCCGGTGGACGCTCCAGCAAATAGCTTACCCGCCGGGGGCCAGCGACAGCCGCAGATTATACGATGAGATCAGCTGGAGCGTCAACGACACCGACTTCGATCAGAGCATCCTCATCTGGCATGTCGCCACCGACATCTACCTCTCCTGCCGCCGGCAGCCTGAGCCAGCCGCGGAGGATCGCCATCGCCTAGGCCTAGCCAAAGCCGTCAAGGAGCTCTCCGACTACATGTTCTTCCTCTTCGTCGTCCAGCCCCACATGCTTCCGGGCCCGGTTCGGAGCAGCCGGTACGACAACAACTGTGACGGTTTGGTCACGCTGTGGCAACAACACTCTGCTGACAAGGATGGCATGGACCCGATGCTGACACCAAGGGAAAACCTAGCTAGATTGCTTTACCACGAGTACAGAGACAgatccgacgacgacgacgacgacgatcgtGCTAGTCCAGCAGCATCCTTTTCAGTTCAGATGATGGAAGAGGAAGACAAGAACCCCCATGGTCTCGCTTACATCGACGCGGCTGGGCTCACCGGATTGCTCCTTAGCGAGCGCTCAGGTATACCTGACGTGCTGGAAATGATCGCCGGAGTGTGGATCGAGATGCTGTGCTACGCCGCAAGACACTGCACCGAGGTTTCCCACGCCAAGCAGCTGAGCAGCGGTGGCGAACTGGTGACTGCAATGGGGATGCTGGTGGAGTACACCGCTAGGTATGACCTGCATTCTGATGGTCATGGATCAGAGGATGATCGTCCACTGTCAGGGACATCTATGGAGAATGGAGAACCTAGCACTAGCAGAGCGGCGGCTGAGGTATCTGTCGATCTCGATAGTATCAGTGAAGGTGCCGGCCGGATCGGAGGTGAAATATGCGAGGAATAA